Below is a genomic region from Culicoides brevitarsis isolate CSIRO-B50_1 chromosome 2, AGI_CSIRO_Cbre_v1, whole genome shotgun sequence.
aaatggcATCCCGATGACACATGAGTTCCGTTTGTTGCTTGCACTTTGTCGTtatgtgtcgtcgtcgtcgttgtcgtgcaAAAACACGAACATGAACACATATCGGGTAAAAAATGCGACAAAAATGGTGTTGAAATACTATAacacaataatttttgtcgtcATCAACAAGAGCATCCAGTATGTGtgcaaaacattttattatcaattttttgcgataaattttttttttctgaatatttatGAGTTTGTGATGTtatgaatgttttttaatctgatttgacattttatttattattaataaatttcgttcACTCGTTCCATGGGTGTTAtgtccatgaaaaaaatattttttttcctctcctgCGACTGCGGATGATGAATATGCGTGGAAAATTAGCGacgaccaattttttttaaacaaattaataatcGCCGAAATGGATggatattcaaatttatttatgtgaatggtgttttaaatttaattatttttttttttttgaatattcgtTTCAgtccgaaaaataaaaatgcgtgTGTgtggcaataaaaattaataaaaagttaataaacagAAATGACAGACTTTcaccttaattttttaatttttttgttttcgtcgtcgtattttaattttttttttgttaacgatGATGAAAGTTTTgtcgcaatattttttataattatcattttattgattttgggTTTCGATTAACTTTTTTGGGGGTCTCGCGGAGAAAGTTTTGGGTTAATTACAAGTGtgaggtaaaaaaattgatttttttttgcataaatgaaaattaacttaatttaacttttatttttttagttttattttatttaaaattttcaaattcaaaatttattttaataaatccaaactcattaaaataaaaaaaaaaaacaaaaaataaaagtttttttttttttgaaaaattttaatttaaaatttttttttaaaatccaaactgagcatgaaaagttaaaaaaaaaattttttttttaaatttttaatttaaaattctgtttcaagaaatttaaactgagcatgaaaaattgaaaaatttttaaaataagaaaattttatatatttttttttatttttttaatatagaattttttaaattatcgtaaaataagaaaaatttcaattcaatatcttaaaataaatcaaaaaatgtttcagacAGACATTAAAAAGCCATGAAATAGCAAATTTCGAAGAAATCTCGTTCAAATTCATCCATCATCACGCGCAGTAAATTTCCCCGCGCGTAAATAAGAtcaaacaagaattttttacgaggcaaacaaatataaaaacacGATCATGTGTCAAAcgatttctgttatttttcatCTTGCCACGCCGTGATGCGCGCCCGCGTAGTTAAGCGGCAAATTTATAAACTGTGAacgaatgattttattttaagtgcgTGTTATTGAACAAATGTGATGACAGGTGTCTACTTACACTCGCATCGCGATCATCAAGGAAATCATCATTAACGTTGATGAAACTCGTCATGCTCAGCTcggtaataattttataatcgaCACAAATTGATCAACAGTTTTAAATTGGGCTTTTTGAAAGGTGATCGCCAATTCGTGGAAAAAggtcatgtaattttttgataatatacccgagaaatgttttttttttaattttgggaaTTGCCAATCAAAAGGGTGTTGCTGCatcgattaaaataattgcaagTCATTTATCATTACTACTTGCACACTTTTTAtctctcgtcgtcgtctcgtCGGACAAAAACAAGTACATGTGCGATATTTACATGCAAGATGcaataaatcattttcaacgcttaaaaccatttttttcgttaaattacaCACTTTCATCGAGCGTTGTTGCAGTTTTTATGGCGATTAAatgagttcaaaaaatttaaaggctatattttaatcgaaatgtAATTATTTCTTGATTATAGTTATTGAACGGAATTCGGGTTTCCAATCGTTTATCGACTGCAACgtcatgataattttttttattttaaaatttttgtgagaaaattgacATTGAACTTCATGGGCGACGCTCGTCAATCATAAATCGGAGCCCACGTCAATTTCtcgtttcaaaagaaaaaaaaaagatgatgaaTAAACTGTGGGTGCGCCATCATCTACGATCATcgttcatattattattatttaccggtaaaatgtcataaattgaTTGAGATAAGACGCTGTCACActgtaataaaattcaatttattgcgATATGCGCGATGTCGTTATAAATTGTCGATAATAgcccataataataataaatggcaGTCTAtgagtaataacaataatataataatgtttGATGATGACCAAATATGTCGTCGATGCGGTGTGACGATGATGATCAAAATCCTTCTTAAGTAAAcagtcaatttaaaatttaatcttaatttatgTATCGAGCGGAATAATGACCaaaatgtcaaataatttACGAGATAATCGTTTTCTGACTCAGTTACGCGTTGGTTACGAATCTGACACGAGTTTcagatttattcaaaaaaatttttttttaattactcaaGATGTCGAAGGACACACTGAAAATCCCCCcacacattaaaaattaaccaacgtcgtaaaaaataaaattaattcacctTTTTTGGAAATGAACATAATTTACACTCTAATAAGTGTCAAGGAAATGAtacaaaatgcaaattttacgaCGCAATTCGAAGCGAAGTGAgaaaacgagagagaaaagaGCCGCGCGCGTCGGCAAATCTTCAAAGCAAATCCCGATCCTGATGCCAcccttgtgtgtgtgtcacaTAAATTTCGTTTCAGTATCGGATacccattattttattgacgattattttaatgatggcgataataataatttcgtaTGCAAAGAAAAGAAgctgaaaaaatcataaaaaattagttgtcTTCGCTCTCTCGAAAggccataaaataataaataaagaaagatcaaacaaataaaatggaaaattaacgTCCAAATAGTAACCATCATTTATACTTAACGTGTACCCATTATCACTTTTATGATTATTCAACAATATTCTCGcgtttctacaaaaaaaaataaataaaattttaaagttgaaataaaataaatgagtagaaatataaatattaataatcataatataccgataataatgtttataaatggttaataatcttttaaaaacggcgacaataaaatacattttgtgtgtcataaaatttacataaattaacgataaatattaacaaactTTTTCGTATAatgatgttttaaattttgtgtttttttgtgaaatcttACTTCTGGTCATCAGCAACGACAATGTtgttatgacaaaaattagtgaaatatCTTTTGagagtatttttttcgttttatcaaTGAATCTgaagaattaaagaaaaatggttcacattaaaagtattttaaagttgaattagcaagaaggcgattttcaaattttcaacggttattttttgaattgacattttattttttttttaattttaatttaactttttacgttcaaaatgaacatttttacaaagaatttgtaactttttaagataagaggattttttatttgtaattctgtcaattttaatcacgaaaaatgtcataaaaattcacaaaaactataattttaaaatccattAATTTAACTTGCCCAATCaacatatttcattttatcaaaaattctctcaaaaaaCTGCGATGGCGTGATAATTTGCAATATTAACACATATTTCTTGACATGTTGACTTGACTTTCCTTACATTGTTGCCatcttatttcattttttaactcctaCGTTCCTTGCGTTGTTTATAACTTGTtcgaatgagaaaaaaaacacatgcaAGCACTTGAGTCCATTTTTGTCAATGACTTGTCAGATAAAATAAAGGGCCCACAAATTGTCATGCCGTTCCAAATTACAAGTTAAGTTGCCTGTTTGCCATGTACAGAgccgaaaaaaaacgaacataattacaacttaaatttattgtgtCCAATTAATGATTACATGcctttaaaaaaggaaaataaaagagagaaaaaaattacctgaacTGGACTTGATCACGATGTtgtacttatttaatttttattattattacacaccATCGcagcaatataatttttttgaaaactgctTTTTTTGGAAGGTGTATGTATTTATTGTCTTTTCGTGCGCATTTTTTGGCGGTCGATTATAAAATTGCCTTTAGCCATTTCTCTGCacggcgaaaaaaatgttatttattaattcgTGACATGCCTTGTGATGATTGCCTTCCATGCCAAAAACTCGATTCAACGCGACAACATCGGCGGaatgacaaatttcaaacattttttttttgcagtccaGTAGCAGCGATGTGACAACAGCatgattgtaaaataaatttgaaataaacaaaaaacgaagATAAAAGAAGTGACATCAGAAAACCAcagaaatttatgataattgaATTTCGGTTGAAACGAAAAACGAGAGacgcagaagaagaagattaataataaattaataaaatatggtAAAACAAACTGTCAGACGATTAAAAGTCGCATTAATAATCACATTTTCGTgttgtgtaaattttaaatttttttttgttcgtgtgTTGGGTGATTATCATACAGATTACTTCTTAATTAGATGCAAGATGAATGGATTAATTGAGATGAGAGTTGTGTGTGCGGAATATTATGGAGACACAGAGCGACGTGGTAGTTCTTCGATGaactttcaacaaaattttcgttatttttttttgtttttgagcgAGATAAGAAtgcttttatgactttttctaataataattttaaaaaggtgTTAATAGACAAGtacaaaaagttataaaatttctttaaaaaattgtctttgatgaaaaaaattgtatttcaaTGTGAgcgtattttaatttgaaactaaaaattcttaactttttatataatttttgaaagaaaaaaaaatgaaaaaaaaaaattttttttctcgacgtattgattttttgagaaaaacatctaatttttcataaaaatataaagtttttgataagaaaattttaaattttaaaaataaaataaaattttaaatttcaaattaaataatttttttaaattttaaacttaatttaaaaattaaattttcaaagtcttacaaaaattaaaaaaaaaaatttaaaaaagtttagaaaattttacaaataattttaaaaagttaaaaaattttaaaaacagaattcaaaaaatttttgaaaaattaaaaaaaaaattttttagtaaattttataaaaatatatttttctttctcaaaGAGATTTTGTGtactttgtcaaatttttataatttttttttttaaatttatttttttttttcagaaagacATCTAACTCTTTTTGAAATCACTCAAATTCGTAAACAAAAACGCACTTTAAACTAATTTCCCTATCGCTCGTTCACTGTCTTGCTCTAAAACGActcaaaactcataaaaaatgttcttttaatgacaataataaataaattctcaaaaaaaaaaaaaatgttcaaaaaaaccgaggaaaaaacaaacaaaacactttttaatttatgtaatcGTTCGCCActctattttatattttgtttttacatgATGTTGTCGTCAACACTCAGTAGTCCGACAACTACTATACGGGCATttgacaagaaaataaaattaactgacGACATGTGCATAATAAATTAGAGAcgctatatttttttcatgctctATGAtgcattcattttttgatattttttaaattactccgTTGAGTTGCTGTCGTGCCTTCGTattaatagttaaaaataaattaactgcCATCGAGAAATTAACAGAGAAAGAGAAATAGGAAgcaattacgattttttattttattttattattttattgaaacaaaGTTGTTAATGACTGaactttttgaactttttttcagtaGACGGGCTGTGTTgggaatttaatgaaaaccaTTCATTACCGAACGTTGATAATaatcaagtaaaaatattttgatggcAGGCACAACAAcacacataaataatttataatacaTATTTTGGATGTTTTTGTGTCACTCCTCGTCGTAACTTTAATAATTGATGCTCATTAATCGTCGTCGTAGCAATAATCACAACGAATATCGACGTCAAAGTAGATATTTGGGCTTGCGGATGGAAGTTCGAGGGAAAATTCCTTCCCATTACTGTCAAAGGcgtattctaaaaataatttaaaattaaatttgttaaaattgtctttaaaaatttagtttacgTTCGATTCCCGTCTCATAAACCGACTTCAAAGGCCATTCTCCTCCGCAAATTTGTGTTGAATTTCCATCGCAAGGATGTTTGCATCTCGAATCTatcaatttttcgaacatATTTGGTTTTGTATTGGGAAATGCATTTCCACAGGAACAATATTCGCGATAAGTAGCTgcaaaaacgaacaaattttCACGACAAATATTCACACAATTATCCACGGAGTTGTTTTTCAGCATGTTGATGAGTCCTCGAAACATTGGATTATTTTGTCGTCCTTTGAAGCATCCAACAAATTTGCCCGGCACTCGTCTTTTCCGTTTTATGAGCTGAGTTGTGTTATGATTGTCATTGTAAGTAAAAGAAGTCTTTTCAAGCCTTTGCAGCAACGTGATCTcaagttcatttaatttttgtgtcaaattttgaagattttgccCGACATTCGTCTCTAATTGGGCAACTTTCCATTGAAGCGAGGCAATTGCATTATTACAACTGGATTTCACGGGATTTTGCTTGATCAGGAgaacaaaaatgaagaaaataatacTTCGCGACATTTTCGATGCGAATTTCATGAAGTTTCGGTTCAAACTGCGTGCGATTCAAACTAGAATGAAGCCGAATCTTATctcaattaaattgtttttgtttgttattttgacGTTGCGGGATCTCCATTGATGAGAAGAGCAtcaaagacacaaaaatgatGTGAGAGAGGTCAAGGACGTTGGCGTCATCTGTTTAATTCGCCGTTTTGATAATCAAAACTGACCGAAACTCATTTTAGTTATTCGCTGAACGTCTCTTAACGATGTCtctcttgttaatttttagtattttaattttaaacgtcTCTTTAGTCATCAGTAATCATTGCTACTATGCAATTACTGACATCGAAAACAAAGTTGTGAAAGCAGATTCGACTCTCGAGACTCGAGCAGCACGTTTGGGCGAACGAATAAGCCATATTGAAGAAGTTTTGGAGAAACTTGAGCTTCATTCGCCATCTGGAAAGCAAATTACGACGGGAAATCTCTTTGTGATCGAAAGAATGCAAACTATCAAAGGGCGTTACAAAGGATGTTTCAAAGATTTGGAAGAAAATCGCATGTTTAGAGGCTTTGTGAAGAAATATCGTTACAATTCCGTCGATAAATGTGTTGATACGTGTCTTGACAGCGGATTCATGTACGCGGGAATGTCATTGTAAGAGCTTTATCTTCTTTGAAAGCTGAaaattcaagtgaaaaatgtatttttagacATTATTGCTATTGCGGGAATGCATTTCCCCATCCAGATCTCTTTCCCAAATCCGATGAGAAGTATTGCGATGCCAATTGTTTCGGTAATTCGACCCAATTTTGCGGAGATTGGaacaatattttcaattcCGTGTACGAAACGGGCGTTGAATGTAAGTCATCATGTTCAAAAAGTGACATAAAAAGCCCTTTTTCATGCGAATTTCTCCTTTTTCAGTGTACACTTTCGACACATCTGGCAACGAAGTGACATTTCGTCTCCCGGCGTCGAGTCCAAAGATACAATTCAAAGTGCGCGACGAGTGTAGTCACTGCTACGACGACGATTGAGCtcacaaataaattcaatttttcatgtcacTCAAATGTAGAACACAAAATGTAACTAAATACCTTTACAAATGTAACAAATCCCCCCTTGGAGAGCAATTTTTAATGCTATCTCAAGTAACGTtcttcgtttgtttgtttgtgtttgctTTCTCATATCACATGTAACAAGAGAGCATTCcatgtcgtaaaaaaaatagcaaaacgtaataaaatgctccgtcttcgt
It encodes:
- the LOC134831842 gene encoding sialate:O-sulfotransferase 1-like, coding for MSLLLIFSILILNVSLVISNHCYYAITDIENKVVKADSTLETRAARLGERISHIEEVLEKLELHSPSGKQITTGNLFVIERMQTIKGRYKGCFKDLEENRMFRGFVKKYRYNSVDKCVDTCLDSGFMYAGMSLHYCYCGNAFPHPDLFPKSDEKYCDANCFGNSTQFCGDWNNIFNSVYETGVELYTFDTSGNEVTFRLPASSPKIQFKVRDECSHCYDDD